The following coding sequences lie in one Vibrio casei genomic window:
- the uvrY gene encoding UvrY/SirA/GacA family response regulator transcription factor has translation MINVFLVDDHELVRTGIRRIIEDVRGMKVVGEADSGENSVKWCRGNHADVILMDMNMPGIGGLEATKKILRFNPDIKIIVLTIHTENPFPTKVMQAGASGYLTKGAAPDEMVNAIRMVHSGQRYISPEIAQQMALSQFSATSDNPFKELSERELQIMLMITKGQKVTDISEQLNLSPKTVNSYRYRLFSKLDINGDVELTHLAIRYGMISTETL, from the coding sequence GTGATAAATGTTTTCCTTGTAGATGATCACGAACTGGTTCGCACAGGGATTCGACGTATTATTGAAGACGTCCGTGGAATGAAAGTAGTAGGGGAAGCTGACAGTGGTGAAAATTCTGTAAAATGGTGCCGTGGTAATCACGCGGATGTTATTTTAATGGATATGAATATGCCTGGAATTGGTGGCTTGGAAGCAACCAAAAAAATATTAAGATTCAATCCAGACATCAAAATCATAGTATTAACTATTCATACTGAAAATCCTTTCCCAACTAAAGTGATGCAAGCAGGAGCTTCTGGTTATTTAACTAAAGGTGCTGCGCCTGATGAAATGGTTAATGCTATCCGTATGGTCCACAGTGGTCAGCGATATATCTCACCAGAGATTGCACAACAAATGGCATTAAGCCAGTTTTCTGCAACATCAGATAACCCATTTAAGGAGTTATCTGAACGTGAATTACAAATTATGTTGATGATTACTAAGGGGCAAAAAGTAACGGATATTTCCGAACAGCTAAATTTAAGCCCTAAAACAGTGAACAGTTATCGTTACCGTTTATTCAGTAAATTGGATATAAATGGTGATGTTGAACTTACGCATCTTGCGATTCGCTACGGTATGATCAGTACAGAGACATTATAG
- the efpL gene encoding elongation factor P-like protein EfpL, with the protein MPKASDIKKNAVVELNGRVFSVREISKLTPSGRAGASLYRMRMYDVATGAKSDESFKADEILTLADFSRHSVMFSYIDGNEYVFMDNEDYTPYHFNKETIADEILFFNEDTQGLSVVIVNGAPVAIELPSSVELNIVETSPSIKGASASARTKPATLSTGLVVQVPEYIAGGEKIKVNVVERKFMSRAD; encoded by the coding sequence ATGCCAAAAGCTAGTGATATTAAAAAAAATGCCGTTGTTGAACTCAATGGCCGTGTTTTCTCCGTACGTGAAATAAGTAAATTAACACCAAGTGGTCGCGCTGGTGCAAGCCTTTATCGTATGCGTATGTATGATGTTGCAACAGGAGCCAAATCGGATGAAAGCTTCAAAGCCGATGAAATTCTTACACTTGCTGATTTTAGTCGCCACAGCGTAATGTTCTCTTACATTGATGGTAATGAATATGTGTTCATGGATAATGAAGATTACACACCTTATCATTTCAATAAAGAAACCATTGCAGATGAAATTTTATTCTTCAATGAAGACACTCAAGGTTTAAGCGTTGTGATTGTGAATGGTGCGCCAGTTGCTATTGAACTACCATCAAGCGTTGAACTAAACATTGTAGAAACATCACCGTCAATTAAAGGTGCTTCTGCAAGCGCTCGTACCAAACCGGCAACATTGTCGACTGGCCTTGTTGTACAAGTTCCTGAATATATTGCTGGTGGTGAAAAAATTAAAGTTAACGTTGTAGAGCGTAAGTTCATGAGCCGTGCTGACTAA
- a CDS encoding DNA polymerase II: MNLQTGFVLTRQARDLSPYSPQQTTQIEIWVKTDTGPVQLLVDGERPVFFISHDDHQHAIDILKRNQLSVELKPVDLANFEQQPMIACYASGIKVLQQAKIAFNQSAITTYEDDIRLADRYLMERFIRGGVQFYGNTTSYPQYQKITHVKCKTADYKPTLHIVSLDIECSEKGVLYSVGLDSELDRRVIMIGPNPNANITPSLHIQWVDNELALLKALMHWFQQFDPDIIIGWNVIDFDFRLLAKRAEWHKLPFKIGRGGQNLFFRQSNTTQQGFVSIPGRVVLDGIDTLKTATYHFPSWALESVSQELLGEGKIIHDPFNRMDEINRQFREDKLALATYNLQDCRLVTQIFKKTHLLEFAIERSRLTGVELDRVGGSVAAFTNLYLPQLHRAGYVAPNLHSENWFASPGGYVMDSNPGLYHSVLVLDFKSLYPSIIRTFLIDPMGLVEGLKLDVGAAENQSVEGFRGGQFHRSKHFLPKMIEELWAARDSAKKNNEAAFSQAIKIIMNSFYGVLGSSGCRFFDTRLASSITMRGHEIMKQTRILIEDKGYQVIYGDTDSLFVSLITPHSPNEADKIGQQLIKEMNLWWQEHIKDTYGLTSTLELEYETHYQRFLMPTIRGSETGSKKRYCGLINTNGIEKMVFKGLESARTDWTPLSHHFQHDLYAMIFHDKDPQSYIQQYVEDTLSGKYDHDLVYQKRLRRKLNEYQKNIPPQVRAAKLADEKNARLGRPLQYQNKGRIEYLFTLNGPEPKDYLESQIDYQHYIDKQIKPVADAILPFIGLDFESIIAPQIGLF; the protein is encoded by the coding sequence ATGAACCTCCAAACTGGTTTCGTACTAACTCGACAAGCTCGTGATTTGTCTCCTTATTCACCCCAACAAACAACTCAAATAGAAATATGGGTAAAAACAGACACAGGTCCCGTACAACTACTTGTTGATGGTGAGCGTCCTGTTTTCTTTATTTCTCATGATGATCACCAACATGCAATAGACATATTAAAACGGAATCAGCTGTCTGTTGAGCTAAAGCCTGTTGATTTAGCCAACTTTGAACAGCAACCCATGATCGCTTGTTACGCGAGTGGGATAAAAGTCTTACAGCAAGCAAAAATAGCCTTTAATCAAAGTGCGATCACAACCTATGAAGACGATATTCGCCTTGCCGACCGATACTTAATGGAAAGGTTTATCCGTGGTGGTGTTCAATTCTATGGAAACACCACCTCTTATCCTCAATATCAAAAAATTACTCATGTGAAGTGCAAAACGGCTGACTACAAACCCACTCTACATATTGTTTCTCTGGATATTGAATGTTCAGAGAAAGGGGTTCTTTATTCTGTGGGTTTAGATTCTGAACTTGATCGGCGGGTGATTATGATCGGCCCAAATCCAAATGCCAATATCACTCCCTCGCTACACATTCAGTGGGTAGACAATGAACTCGCATTACTTAAAGCGCTGATGCATTGGTTTCAGCAGTTTGATCCAGACATCATTATTGGTTGGAATGTGATCGATTTTGACTTTCGGTTGCTGGCTAAGCGCGCAGAATGGCATAAATTACCCTTTAAAATTGGCCGCGGTGGTCAAAATTTATTTTTTAGGCAGTCAAACACGACGCAACAAGGCTTTGTTTCTATTCCCGGACGCGTGGTATTAGATGGTATTGATACTTTAAAAACCGCCACTTATCACTTTCCTTCATGGGCATTAGAATCGGTATCACAAGAGTTACTCGGTGAAGGTAAAATCATACATGATCCCTTTAACCGCATGGATGAAATCAATCGTCAATTTCGCGAAGACAAACTTGCCCTCGCCACGTATAACTTACAAGACTGCCGTTTGGTCACACAAATTTTCAAGAAAACACACTTATTGGAATTTGCGATTGAACGTTCACGCTTAACTGGTGTTGAATTAGATAGAGTTGGCGGCTCGGTTGCCGCTTTTACTAACCTTTATCTCCCCCAACTTCATCGAGCAGGTTATGTTGCCCCCAATCTCCATTCAGAAAATTGGTTCGCCAGCCCCGGTGGCTATGTGATGGATTCTAATCCTGGTCTTTATCACTCGGTATTAGTACTGGATTTTAAATCTCTGTACCCTTCCATTATCCGCACTTTTCTTATTGATCCTATGGGATTAGTGGAAGGATTAAAGCTAGACGTAGGGGCAGCAGAAAACCAATCGGTTGAAGGGTTTCGTGGAGGGCAATTTCATCGCTCTAAGCACTTTTTACCTAAAATGATTGAAGAGTTATGGGCCGCTCGTGATAGTGCAAAAAAGAATAACGAAGCGGCGTTTTCTCAAGCAATTAAAATCATCATGAATTCATTTTATGGGGTACTTGGCTCTTCCGGGTGCCGTTTCTTTGATACCCGTTTAGCCTCTTCTATCACTATGCGTGGGCATGAAATTATGAAGCAGACCCGAATACTGATAGAAGATAAAGGTTACCAAGTGATTTATGGCGATACCGATTCATTGTTTGTATCCTTGATCACGCCTCATTCACCGAATGAAGCCGATAAGATTGGCCAACAACTGATCAAGGAAATGAATCTTTGGTGGCAAGAACACATTAAAGACACCTACGGTTTAACTTCAACCTTAGAGCTTGAATACGAAACCCATTATCAACGCTTTTTGATGCCCACCATTCGCGGCTCTGAAACAGGATCCAAAAAGCGCTATTGCGGGTTAATCAATACCAATGGAATTGAAAAAATGGTGTTTAAAGGGCTAGAAAGTGCTCGTACAGACTGGACACCACTCTCTCATCATTTTCAACATGATTTGTATGCCATGATTTTTCACGATAAAGATCCTCAGTCTTATATACAACAATATGTTGAAGACACGTTATCAGGTAAATATGACCATGATTTGGTGTATCAAAAACGACTCCGTCGCAAATTAAATGAATACCAGAAGAACATTCCTCCTCAAGTAAGAGCGGCGAAATTAGCAGATGAGAAAAATGCACGTTTAGGCCGTCCATTGCAATATCAGAACAAAGGCCGAATTGAATACCTATTTACTCTCAATGGGCCAGAACCTAAAGATTACTTAGAAAGCCAAATAGACTACCAACATTACATCGATAAACAAATTAAGCCCGTAGCCGATGCTATTTTGCCGTTTATTGGACTCGATTTTGAATCGATCATCGCACCGCAAATCGGTTTGTTTTAA